One part of the Ailuropoda melanoleuca isolate Jingjing chromosome 6, ASM200744v2, whole genome shotgun sequence genome encodes these proteins:
- the LOC117802589 gene encoding DNA replication ATP-dependent helicase/nuclease DNA2-like, which produces MARLEELEQLKKSLGEEAEPPAELFQKKVEASFSKTLLSRGMDNRYLVLTVNIVQKEEGTHEKHLIITASQSLESKERCILRNDWCSVPVEPGDIIHLEGDCLSDTWIIDEDFGYLILYPDMLISGTSIASSIRCMRRAVLSETFRVNNINS; this is translated from the exons ATGGCGCGACTGGAAGAACTGGAGCAGCTGAAGAAGAGTCTCGGGGAAGAGGCTGAGCCGCCGGCGGAGCT ATTTCAGAAGAAGGTGGAAGCTTCCTTCTCTAAAACACTTCTGAGCCGAGGAATGGATAACCGATACCTGGTATTAACAGTCAATATTgtacagaaggaagaaggaaccCATGAGAAACACCTAATCATCACTGCTTCCCAGTCACTAGAAAGTAAAGAACGGTGTATCCTTAGGAATGACTG GTGCTCGGTGCCGGTGGAGCCAGGGGACATCATTCATTTGGAGGGAGACTGCCTATCTGATACTTGGATAATAGATGAAGATTTTGGATATTTGATTCTATACCCAGACATGCTGATTTCTGGCACAAGCATAGCCAGTAGTATTCGGTGTATGAGAAGAGCTGTCCTGAGCGAAACTTTTAGGGTGAATAATATTAACAGCTAA